The nucleotide window GACCCCCGTCCTAGCGGGCCAGGGTGCCAGGTCGGACGCCTGAGCGGCCAGCCACATCGAAATCATGGCGGAGGCGGTCGGCAGGATCCCACGCAGCGCGCCCAACACCCGCCCACAACACCTGACCGCGATCCGCGCCGAGGGCGTGGAAGTGCTCCAGCCCACCGAATTGCCCAAGGCCGAACCCCCGGAATCGGAAACCGGGGGCTCCTGACCGGGCGGAGGCCGGACGGGTGTGACAACCCTTCGTCTCCTCTGAGCCGCTGTCACTCTCCCGGAACGGTTCGATAAGGCGCTGGCACGAGCGTCGCCAAGCGGAAACGGCGGCGGACGCAGCCCGCCTCTGTACCTTGTCAGATGAGGTACATCCGTGTATGGTGTACTTCAGGAGGTGCGGTATGAACGAGGCCCTGCCCCCGGACCTGGTCCGGGGCAACATCGACACCATGATCCTGCGGACCTTGCTGCGGCAGGACCGTTACGGGTATGAGATAGCGAAGACGATCGCGGCGGCATCGGCGGGGGAATACGAACCCAAAGAGGCCACCCTGTACTCAAGCTTGCGACGGCTGGAAACCAACGGGTTCGTGCGGGCGTACTGGGGGGACGAGTCGTTGGGGGGGCGCCGCAAGTACTACGCCGTGACCGATGCCGGCCGCGCGGCCCACGCTCACAACAAGGCCGCCTGGGAGCGGGCCAAGAGCCTGCTCGACGCGTTGCTATAGGAGGAAGAACCCATGACTGACCAAATCGACGCCCTGTTGAACGACCTGTTCGCGGGCCTGGACGACCTGCCGGGGGTCGCGGACCTCCGCCATGAGATAGGCGTTGACCTCAGGGAACGCTTCGCGGACCTGATGGAATCCGGCCTGGATCAGGAGGCCGCGCTGGCCGCCACGGCCGAATCTGTCGGGGATCTGCGCCAAATGCTGGAACACCTGGGCGACGACGTCCCGGCGGCCCAAGGCCAGACCGGCGAAAAGGCGGCGCCGGGAGCGGCCTCCGCGCCGCCCGGAAACGAGCCGGGGCCGGGGTTGGCCGCCGCCTCGAACTTCCGGGCGGTGCCCTTGAAAGGCGTCGACTTCCGGGGCATCGCCATGGTCGGGGCGGACTTCAGACGCAGCTTGCTGGTCGGTTCGGACTTCGGCGGCGCGAGCCTGCCCCGCGCGCAGTTCAAACAGGCGTTGTTGCGGCGCGTGGTGTTCGACGGCGCCGATCTGACCGAGGCCGACTTTTCCGCGGCCGACGCCACGGGCGCGTCCTTCGCCAACGCCAACTTGACGAATGTGCGCTGGCACACCGGCAACCTCCGGGGCATGGACTTGCGCACCGCGACGCTGGTGGGAACCCAGTTCAAGTACTGCTCGCTGCGCGGCGTGGTCTTCGACGGCAACCGACTGGAAGGGGTGGCCTTCGACGCGGCCGACTTGACGGGGGCCTCCATGCGCCAATGCGTGCTGAACCAAGTCTCCTTCCGCCACGTCGCCAAGCGGGCTATCGCGTCAATCGCCTTCGAGGACACCGTCATGGACCGGCTCACCTACACGCAGTTGCTGTCCACGGGCGCCAAGCCGCCCAACGGCGTCACCGTGGCGTAGGTCCGGCCGCGAGTGCAGGATCTGTAGCGTAGAACCGCGTATTAGCTGGTCAGACCACAGTTGGCGGTGGCGGCGGCAAGACGCGAAGTGTTCAGTTATCCACAGATTTCCCGCAGTGGATTGCGCGGCTACGGCGCGCCCTGCACGCTGGAGGCAAGACTCGGCCGCGGCGGCGCGGCGTTCACAGCATTCAGCGACAAGGGGGACCTCGATGGATGATCACACAGGGCTGTGGGACGGAATTGTGCCGGGGCCCGTCCGCTTGGCGGAAGTGGAGTCGCGTGCCCGCTTTATCGCCGGCACCGCGCTGACCGCCGTCCACGGCTACCCGCCGCCGGCGCGGTTCGCGCCGTACCTGACGGAGGAGCTTTTCCGGTCGCTGGTGGCCCGCGCCAGAGCACGCACCGTGCGCACCGGCCGCCCAGGCTACCGGGGCCGCACCTACCTCTGCCGCATCAACCGAAGGGTCGTCGAGGCCACCGTCGTGGCCAGCAACCACACATCGATCAGAACGGTGGCCATGCGCCTGGAGCAAGTGGGCGGCGTCTGGCGTGCCAGCGAGCTCTTAATCATCTAACCGAAAAGAGCTTCAAGCACTGCAAACTGTTTGCTCACATTTGTAGTACAGTGAACCGCATGGCGCTCACAGTCAAGGACCGAAGGCTGGAGGCCCGGATATCCGCCGCGACCGACGCCCTGCTGGGGCATGCGGCAGACGT belongs to Bifidobacteriaceae bacterium and includes:
- a CDS encoding PadR family transcriptional regulator, translating into MNEALPPDLVRGNIDTMILRTLLRQDRYGYEIAKTIAAASAGEYEPKEATLYSSLRRLETNGFVRAYWGDESLGGRRKYYAVTDAGRAAHAHNKAAWERAKSLLDALL
- a CDS encoding pentapeptide repeat-containing protein — its product is MTDQIDALLNDLFAGLDDLPGVADLRHEIGVDLRERFADLMESGLDQEAALAATAESVGDLRQMLEHLGDDVPAAQGQTGEKAAPGAASAPPGNEPGPGLAAASNFRAVPLKGVDFRGIAMVGADFRRSLLVGSDFGGASLPRAQFKQALLRRVVFDGADLTEADFSAADATGASFANANLTNVRWHTGNLRGMDLRTATLVGTQFKYCSLRGVVFDGNRLEGVAFDAADLTGASMRQCVLNQVSFRHVAKRAIASIAFEDTVMDRLTYTQLLSTGAKPPNGVTVA
- a CDS encoding Rv3235 family protein yields the protein MDDHTGLWDGIVPGPVRLAEVESRARFIAGTALTAVHGYPPPARFAPYLTEELFRSLVARARARTVRTGRPGYRGRTYLCRINRRVVEATVVASNHTSIRTVAMRLEQVGGVWRASELLII